The following DNA comes from Watersipora subatra chromosome 8, tzWatSuba1.1, whole genome shotgun sequence.
ATAGCTTTAGGCTGCTAGAAAAGAGATTCCAGAAAGACTCGCATTATAAGGAACAGTACCATGAGTTTATGAGATATATAACAAACAAGGGAGAAGCTATTCCTGCAACTGAAGAAACTACTGACCACTCATGGTACATTCCACACTTTGGGGTGTACCACCCTAGAAAACCGGATCGAATTAGAGTAGTTTTTGACTGTGCTGCCAAGGTGGGAGGAGTGAGCCTGAATGACTTTCTTCTTCAAGGGCCAGAACATATGAACGATCTACAAGGAATTCTGCTAAGGTTTAGACTGAGACCAATAGCAATCATGGGAGACATCGAGAGGATGTTTCACCAGTTCAAAGTATCGGAAATTCACCAAGATTATTTACGATTCATTTGGTACAACGCAGAAGGTCAGCTTCAGTCATACAAAATGACGGTACATTTATTTGGAGCCAGGTCCTCTCCTGCATGTGCCACTTATGGGCTACGATTTTTGGCTGACAATTTCAGAGACGCAATTCCCCACAACACACAATCGCACCACTTTATACACCATAACTTTTATGTTGATGATGGCCTTGCCAGTGTCAGAAACGAATCTGAGGCCGTAAACCTGATCAAAGAATCTCAGGCTCTGTGTCAGACAGGGAAACTGAGGTTACACAAGATAGCTTCAAACAGTAGAGCCGTACTAGCTGCCATTCCAAAAAGTGAGTGCACTAGCACGTTAGCCAGTCTGGAGCTTACCTCGGAACCTCTTCCACAAGAAAGGTCTCttggtgtattgtgggatactaACCAAGATATATTCACTTTCAAGCATGAACCACCCTCAAAACCCAACACCCGAAGAGGAGTTTTGTCCTCAGTCGCATCCGTCTTTGACCCTTTAGGTCTGATATCCCCCTTCACACTCAAAGGGAGAATTATTCTGCAGGAAACCTGCAAGCAGAACTATAATTGGGATACCCCTTTAGAATCATCACTGCTAAATTGCTGGGCCAAATGGAAGTCAGACCTCTCCAATGTACACAATGTTCAAGTACCTCGATGTGTGTCACCCAGAGCTttcaatcaaattgaaagtgcTCAATTACATACGTTTACCGATGCTAGTACTACCGGTTATGGTCACTGTACATATTTGCGATTAGTTAATACAAACCGCAAGGTTCATGTAGCCCTACTAGCCAGCAAAGCTAAGGTAGCCCCCATCAAGCAAATCACAATACCAAGGCTCGAACTGCAAGCAGCTTGTAGTGCTGTACAAGCTGTAAACAAGTACGTCAAGGAGCTAGAGCTTCCAAACATCAcaacttatttttattctgattccACAGTAGTACTAGGATACATCTGCAATACAAAGGAGCGGTTTCAAAcatttgttgctaacagagtcGAAACGATACGCACACTTTCTAAACCAAAAAATTGGGCATATGTGCCAACTAACCAGAATCCAGCTGATATGGCATCACGTGGTGCTAGCATCATTGATCTCACACACTCAGAATGGTTTTCAGGTCCAAAGTTTTTGTGGACTGAACCAATTGATATACCCTCACAACCTCAGCTGTCCATTAGTCCTAATGACGATGAAGTTAAGAAGGCCTCCATTTCCCTAATGACAACTGCCAAAATAGTAGTATTTGATAAGTACTTGGAACGATTTTCAAAATGGAACAGTGCAATCAAGGCAATAGCCTTAATACGAAAAGTGATCTATAAGGAAGCAGAGCCCAACTACGAAACAGCAAAGCATGCCATCCTTAGGATAATACAACATGATTACTTCTCTGATGAAATAGCTGATCTAAACGAATACAAATCAGTTAAAAAATCTAGCAGCCTTATGAAACTCGCACCATTCGTAGACGAAAATGGACTCCTTAGGATTGGTGGGAGACTCCAAGAGAGTTCAACCCTTAGCTTTCATGAAAAGCATCCTATCATTATTCCGAAGGCTAGTCACATAGCCAAACTTATCATTAGCCACTATCACCAGTTAGCTGCTCACCAAGGGTGTGGACCTACTCTAGCAAGCATCCAAACTCATGGGTTCTGGATAGTAAATGCTAGATCTCAGGTGTACAAACATGTGAAAAGTTGCGTCATTTGCAAAAAATACGAGGTACGCCGAAAATTCCTCAGATGGCTACTCTTCCTTCAGAAAGGTTAGACGAAACCGCTCCATTTACTCATTGTGGCCTTGATTGCTTTGGCCCATTTAGAGTCAAGGATGGACGCAAGGAAAGGAAAACATATGGGCTAATCATCACATGCTTGTCTTCT
Coding sequences within:
- the LOC137402318 gene encoding uncharacterized protein, whose product is MDLNSLSWILPVWVSSKKNPLKEALVYALVDSMSDTTYITVDTIHKIQPDYTHTEIDITTMTSDKKKVHTHLVYGLTVRAYNHKVCYELPPSYSHHKIPIDRRQIPTKTVLSRWPHLIQVANELPNNHKDVPVGLLIGNNFTKAFKPQQVIDTDHDDEPFAIKTAIGWNVMGGSAPHTTLATIVDQPAKHDFVTFQCTTKSNKELHKLINIFNQEFHGAHEDTPSLSVDDKQFLHILKTQTTLKKGRVTMPLPFKSKPYALNTKSAAIHSFRLLEKRFQKDSHYKEQYHEFMRYITNKGEAIPATEETTDHSWYIPHFGVYHPRKPDRIRVVFDCAAKVGGVSLNDFLLQGPEHMNDLQGILLRFRLRPIAIMGDIERMFHQFKVSEIHQDYLRFIWYNAEGQLQSYKMTVHLFGARSSPACATYGLRFLADNFRDAIPHNTQSHHFIHHNFYVDDGLASVRNESEAVNLIKESQALCQTGKLRLHKIASNSRAVLAAIPKSECTSTLASLELTSEPLPQERSLGVLWDTNQDIFTFKHEPPSKPNTRRGVLSSVASVFDPLGLISPFTLKGRIILQETCKQNYNWDTPLESSLLNCWAKWKSDLSNVHNVQVPRCVSPRAFNQIESAQLHTFTDASTTGYGHCTYLRLVNTNRKVHVALLASKAKVAPIKQITIPRLELQAACSAVQAVNKYVKELELPNITTYFYSDSTVVLGYICNTKERFQTFVANRVETIRTLSKPKNWAYVPTNQNPADMASRGASIIDLTHSEWFSGPKFLWTEPIDIPSQPQLSISPNDDEVKKASISLMTTAKIVVFDKYLERFSKWNSAIKAIALIRKVIYKEAEPNYETAKHAILRIIQHDYFSDEIADLNEYKSVKKSSSLMKLAPFVDENGLLRIGGRLQESSTLSFHEKHPIIIPKASHIAKLIISHYHQLAAHQGCGPTLASIQTHGFWIMATLPSERLDETAPFTHCGLDCFGPFRVKDGRKERKTYGLIITCLSSRAVHIELLEDMTSDSFINALRNLIAIRGAVSTIRCDQGTNFVGAFNDLARNMQGRITHHYPDIKFKFNPPHSSNMGGVWERLIRSARNVLKGMGEKHGGRLSTPQLRTLLYEVMAVMNSRPLGVVTEEQTPLTPNMLLTMKSQLTLPPPGVFEKADIYSKKRWRVVQQLANEFWRRWRNEYIHTLQTRQKWTHKQDEVLVGDVVHVLKDEGLRGDWSLARVVDIERSHDGEPKISGSMLMKASNMGNYEVSDDEEGGKNNNFPSGHMRDYASQKLIGKRGKCSVLCMTLNMASRDE